The bacterium DNA segment ACCCCCTCCGTTCTAGGTGCACCCGCAACCTGAAGTCAAAGCTACGGAAGCTTGTAGCTATCTTCGCGAATCTCTACGACCTCGGTCACGTGGTCACACGGGATCTCGGCCAACCGGGCTGCCTCACGGACGGCGTCAACACTGGGCGCCTCGTACTCGCAGAAGCACTTACTGCGGTCGGTTGCCAGGTTGCTGTGAAGCCACCTGATCCCCGGCAGCGCAGTGTTGACCGCGATCGCCCGTCGGACGGCGTCCTCCACCTCCTCGGCCGTGATGCCTGA contains these protein-coding regions:
- a CDS encoding DUF4242 domain-containing protein, which codes for MPRYLIERSLPSGITAEEVEDAVRRAIAVNTALPGIRWLHSNLATDRSKCFCEYEAPSVDAVREAARLAEIPCDHVTEVVEIREDSYKLP